In the Arachis hypogaea cultivar Tifrunner chromosome 20, arahy.Tifrunner.gnm2.J5K5, whole genome shotgun sequence genome, AGTCCCTGTTCTctgaaccgaaaaaaaaaaatccctGTTCTTATATTACTTGCCTCAGTAATTGGAAGTTTGGAACATCTTTAGTCACAATTTTTCCAAATTGACCACCTTTATCTTCACTTCTCTTCCAATATTTATTTTCCTCTTTCCATTCCAACACCAAAAACACCCCACTTTCTTTCATTTTCAACAAAGAGGAGACCCCATTCATCTGGGAATCAGCCACACCTTGACGACAACCATCTTCCAATTCTCTCCCAACACAGTCACACCAAACGGAAACATTGTTCTTAACCAATTCAACACCACCTCCACCACCATGACTATCACATTGGTTTTCATAACTTGAAAAACCTACTCCGTTTTCTATTGTCCCGCCTTTCAGAGCGCAAAGAGCTTCCCTGAGTTCAATCTTGTCATTTTCTGGCAAAGACGAACACCCAAATGGGTTTTTCAATTGTCACTACCGTGCCCATCAAATGGATGATATATTGttctattttgatgaattctatctCCTTTTTGCTCTCCTCTCTTGCAATCTCTCTCTCCGTTCTGCCCCTCTCCTCAACGGTCAAATCTGCTtctctctgctttctttttctttctgttttctcttttcatttttttagttttataattatttttattaatgttatcCAAAAAATCAAGattttagtaaaaaatatcattttaaaaataattatgaagttgggaatgattttgaaaaaaaagaacgaTTTTGATTTTAAACAAAAACTTTCATTACCAAAACAGTCGTTAACTCAAAATAAGTTATGGAATTAGTCGATAAACCAGAATTAAATGGGCACGTGCATTTTCCACACTTCAAATCCCTAATACAACGCAAAATTCACCCTAATGAAAAAATCCCAAACTGAAGCCCAACACAAACTATGTAATTTGCAACTACTCATTGAGCTTTAACGTGCTGAAGGACAACATTATAGGCTTCATGTTCTTCTCCAAAATCCTACAGGGAACGAatagtttaataataataataataataataataataataataataataaagaagcaAGAGACAATATGAATTGCACAAAAGCAAAGAAAAACATGATACCTTCACAACTACGCAGGAGCAACCAGTTACCTTCCTAGCTTTTCCTTCCGAATCAATCTTGCACAACTGCAAGGAGGGCAGAAaagatttatttaaatttaaggaGACAGAAGTTTGAGAGGATATGAATTGCACGGCAGAACAAAGTTTCAAAGACTTACCCCAGCCCATTCTCCAAGGGTCTTTGCACTTGGAACTGTCAGCAAACTAACATTGTGCTCAGCACAAAGGGCCTTGACGAGTTTAACATAGTCAGGTTGGTCACAATCCTCAGCAAGAACAACGAGCTGAGCAGTGCGCTTCTCGATCACCTTGGCACCCTCATGAAGGCCTCGTGCAAGACCACCATAAGCAAGTGACTTCCTAAGTGTTAGCTGTAAGGCAGTCATGATATCCATTGGCTCGCCAATGGCAGGAGCTGCTGGCTCAGCTGCCACAACAGGACCTTCTTCACTGCAGATTAAGAGTATGATAAAAAAGGGTATCAAATAACTACCATTTTggctttcaaaaaatttaagttttgacAAAATGACCCTtctgaaagagaaaagaaaaatgacatTTTGGCTCCCCAGAGATGATTTCAGTTTGACAAAATAAGCTATTTTCTCCATAAGTGGCAAATAGCCCGTGCATTTGATTCAACTTTTTATTGGaacatttgaaaaattatttagaaagtacATACAAATAATCGAAGAAAAATTCAATCTCTAGAATCCttttcccaattttttttttttttaccattcaCAAAAGAATAATGGCCCAAAATAAATTCACTTAGCATAAAACCAATAAATTTGAAAAATGGAGAAATCTCGTTTTTCTAATTAGGCTTGCAAAATACTGTGTCACTCCCTATATTTGGAGTATTTTGGCAAATTGGGATATTTTTGGAGAATCAAAATGTCATTTTTCTTTCAAAGACCATTTTGTCAAAAATTGAATCTTTTGGAGACCAAAATAGTAGcttaatcaaataaaagaaatGGTTTGTCAGCGGTGGCCGGTAAGCTACTCAACATACAAATAGAAGAATCATGATAACTACAACAACCTAAAATAGCTAACTTAGCACATagagaattaaaaaaatacaatgcaAAAGACTAATCAAATCATGTGGGACTTAACTTTTAAAGCCAATTCCATAAGGGATGAAGTTAAATTGACAGAACTATTTATTCATGATTATGAAcagagggaaaaaaaaaacctatATTCCCCGTCAAGAGTGTcaatttgaagaaaaaaatgcTACTCCATTATGTCCCAAATTTTCCATATattgacccaaaaaaaaattcTGATCCAATACTAAAAATTAGTTTATCGTGTTGAGTTTTCAAGTCA is a window encoding:
- the LOC112784252 gene encoding small ribosomal subunit protein eS12z, producing the protein MSGEEGPVVAAEPAAPAIGEPMDIMTALQLTLRKSLAYGGLARGLHEGAKVIEKRTAQLVVLAEDCDQPDYVKLVKALCAEHNVSLLTVPSAKTLGEWAGLCKIDSEGKARKVTGCSCVVVKDFGEEHEAYNVVLQHVKAQ